A window from Festucalex cinctus isolate MCC-2025b chromosome 12, RoL_Fcin_1.0, whole genome shotgun sequence encodes these proteins:
- the vti1b gene encoding vesicle transport through interaction with t-SNAREs homolog 1B: protein MSSEEFEKLHEIYRSLYEELKLMPERLLRSHGEEKKSLLRAFEERKGEAEEILQGMEEELRDAPPSFRNTMRTKLRLYQRDLAKLQRDAKNSTMPLSDGSHGSIYSSQNQQSTRVQSQRALLLQGTESLNNASQSIERSQRLAAETEHIGTDIIEELGGQREQLDRTRDRLVNTGENLSRSRKILRSMSRRLMTNKLLLAVIILMELAILGAVVYLKFFHR, encoded by the exons ATGTCGTCGGAGGAGTTTGAGAAGTTGCACGAAATCTACAGGTCTCTATACGAGGAGCTAAAGCTAATGCCGGAGAGGCTGTTGAGAAGTCATGGAG aggagaaaaagagcttgttgaggGCCTTCGAGGAGAGGAAAGGGGAAGCGGAGGAAATT CTGCAGGGCATGGAAGAGGAGCTGCGTGACGCTCCGCCCTCCTTCCGGAATACCATGAGAACCAAGCTGCGTCTGTACCAGCGCGACCTCGCCAAGCTGCAGCGGGACGCCAAGAACTCGACCATGCCGCTGTCGGACGGGAGTCACGGCAGCATCTATTCATCACAAAATCAACAAAGT ACACGTGTGCAGTCGCAGCGGGCCTTGCTCCTGCAGGGCACCGAGTCGCTGAACAACGCCAGCCAGAGCATCGAACGAAGCCAGCGCCTCGCCGCCGAGACGGAGCACATCGGCACCGACATCATCGAGGAGCTCGGCGGGCAGCGGGAGCAGCTGGATCGGACCAGGGACAGA ttgGTAAATACGGGAGAGAACCTGAGTCGCTCGCGGAAAATCCTTCGTTCTATGTCTCGACG GCTCATGACAAACAAGCTGCTGCTCGCCGTCATCATTCTCATGGAACTGGCCATTCTGGGTGCTGTCGTTTACCTCAAGTTCTTTCACCGATGA
- the rdh12 gene encoding retinol dehydrogenase 12 isoform X1, translating into MWLFLLLAGLAVVTFLVVLFTPHIRRYAAGGVCMSSARLDGKTVLITGANTGIGKETALDLATRGARVVMACRDVDKGEGAAASIRAAYPEAQVEVRELDLADTYSIRSFAQQFLRDFTHLHILINNAGVMMCPYTKTNDGFEMHIGVNHLGHFLLTSLLMGLLKRSAPARIVVVSSLAHNFGWIRFHDLHSQGSYNSGLAYCQSKLANVLFARELARRLKGSDVTVNSVHPGTVNSDLTRHSTLMMIFFTVLSVFLKTPHEGAQTSIYCAVAEELHTISGKHFSDCAPAFVAPQGRSEDTARRLWDASCELLGIQWD; encoded by the exons ATGTGGCTCTTCTTACTCCTCGCCGGTCTCGCCGTGGTGACATTCCTGGTGGTTTTATTCACTCCTCACATACG AAGATATGCGGCAGGAGGCGTATGCATGTCGTCTGCTCGTCTAGACGGGAAGACGGTCCTCATTACTGGGGCAAACACCGGCATCGGGAAGGAGACCGCCTTGGACCTGGCCACTCGAG GAGCTCGGGTGGTGATGGCGTGCCGGGACGTGGACAAAGGCGAGGGGGCGGCGGCCAGCATCCGAGCTGCGTATCCTGAAGCACAGGTGGAGGTTCGGGAGCTGGACTTGGCCGACACTTACTCCATACGATCCTTCGCGCAACAATTCCTTCGAG ACTTCACCCATCTCCACATCCTCATCAACAATGCGGGGGTGATGATGTGTCCCTACACCAAAACCAACGACGGCTTCGAGATGCACATTGGTGTCAACCACTTGG GTCATTTCCTATTGACGTCACTGCTGATGGGCCTGCTGAAGCGCAGCGCTCCGGCGCGCATCGTGGTGGTGTCGTCGCTGGCGCACAACTTTGGCTGGATCCGTTTCCACGATCTGCACAGCCAGGGAAGCTACAACAGCGGACTTGCGTACTGCCAGAGCAAGCTGGCCAACGTGCTCTTTGCTCGAGAGCTGGCGAGACGTCTTAAAG GCAGCGACGTGACTGTGAACTCGGTACACCCCGGCACGGTGAACTCGGACCTGACCCGTCACTCTACCCTGATGATGATCTTCTTCACCGTCTTGTCCGTCTTCCTGAAGACGCCCCACGAGGGAGCTCAGACCAGCATCTACTGCGCCGTGGCCGAGGAGCTGCACACCATCTCGGGGAAACACTTCAG CGACTGCGCCCCCGCCTTCGTGGCCCCCCAGGGGAGAAGTGAGGACACTGCCCGGCGTCTGTGGGATGCCAGCTGCGAGCTCCTCGGCATCCAGTGGGACTAA
- the rdh12 gene encoding retinol dehydrogenase 12 isoform X2, producing the protein MWLFLLLAGLAVVTFLVVLFTPHIRYAAGGVCMSSARLDGKTVLITGANTGIGKETALDLATRGARVVMACRDVDKGEGAAASIRAAYPEAQVEVRELDLADTYSIRSFAQQFLRDFTHLHILINNAGVMMCPYTKTNDGFEMHIGVNHLGHFLLTSLLMGLLKRSAPARIVVVSSLAHNFGWIRFHDLHSQGSYNSGLAYCQSKLANVLFARELARRLKGSDVTVNSVHPGTVNSDLTRHSTLMMIFFTVLSVFLKTPHEGAQTSIYCAVAEELHTISGKHFSDCAPAFVAPQGRSEDTARRLWDASCELLGIQWD; encoded by the exons ATGTGGCTCTTCTTACTCCTCGCCGGTCTCGCCGTGGTGACATTCCTGGTGGTTTTATTCACTCCTCACATACG ATATGCGGCAGGAGGCGTATGCATGTCGTCTGCTCGTCTAGACGGGAAGACGGTCCTCATTACTGGGGCAAACACCGGCATCGGGAAGGAGACCGCCTTGGACCTGGCCACTCGAG GAGCTCGGGTGGTGATGGCGTGCCGGGACGTGGACAAAGGCGAGGGGGCGGCGGCCAGCATCCGAGCTGCGTATCCTGAAGCACAGGTGGAGGTTCGGGAGCTGGACTTGGCCGACACTTACTCCATACGATCCTTCGCGCAACAATTCCTTCGAG ACTTCACCCATCTCCACATCCTCATCAACAATGCGGGGGTGATGATGTGTCCCTACACCAAAACCAACGACGGCTTCGAGATGCACATTGGTGTCAACCACTTGG GTCATTTCCTATTGACGTCACTGCTGATGGGCCTGCTGAAGCGCAGCGCTCCGGCGCGCATCGTGGTGGTGTCGTCGCTGGCGCACAACTTTGGCTGGATCCGTTTCCACGATCTGCACAGCCAGGGAAGCTACAACAGCGGACTTGCGTACTGCCAGAGCAAGCTGGCCAACGTGCTCTTTGCTCGAGAGCTGGCGAGACGTCTTAAAG GCAGCGACGTGACTGTGAACTCGGTACACCCCGGCACGGTGAACTCGGACCTGACCCGTCACTCTACCCTGATGATGATCTTCTTCACCGTCTTGTCCGTCTTCCTGAAGACGCCCCACGAGGGAGCTCAGACCAGCATCTACTGCGCCGTGGCCGAGGAGCTGCACACCATCTCGGGGAAACACTTCAG CGACTGCGCCCCCGCCTTCGTGGCCCCCCAGGGGAGAAGTGAGGACACTGCCCGGCGTCTGTGGGATGCCAGCTGCGAGCTCCTCGGCATCCAGTGGGACTAA